The following proteins are co-located in the Nocardioides piscis genome:
- a CDS encoding glycoside hydrolase family 3 N-terminal domain-containing protein: MRPTLRAALTVPVVAVGVLMGCTATPDPTPAGTGSTSPSSSATASETADPQSPTGWGPTVGELAEAESIVAAMSVEQLAGQVIVGRYLGSDPAGVATMLREHHLAGVSITNGNVVDEAQVREMTAALTQAAEDDGRAYPPVLGVDQEGGYVSHLRGIATEFPAFAAAGAAIDADPANGREVVRQAAYATGLELRELGFTWVFAPVADVTIGAADPTIGTRSPSQDPAVASKATAAAVRGFEESGVVSTTKHFPGHGAATSDSHDTLPVLDSTLDEIRSHDLPPFEAAVDANAPAVMLSHLDLTAIAPGVPASLAPEVYTMLRDELGFEGVAITDSLGMGAVASSYKPAVAALKAGADLLLMPVDTVETHRVVTRAIDSGEVSRERVEEAATRVVALGLWQQRAMARTPVPAEVSTLAQEAAAALTAAGS, encoded by the coding sequence GTGCGTCCAACCTTGCGAGCAGCCCTGACCGTCCCGGTCGTCGCCGTCGGCGTCCTCATGGGGTGTACGGCGACGCCCGACCCGACGCCTGCAGGGACCGGCAGCACCAGCCCGAGCAGCTCAGCCACTGCCAGCGAGACCGCGGACCCGCAGTCGCCGACGGGCTGGGGGCCGACGGTCGGGGAGCTGGCCGAGGCCGAGTCGATCGTGGCCGCGATGTCGGTCGAGCAGCTGGCCGGGCAGGTGATCGTCGGGCGCTACCTCGGCTCCGACCCGGCCGGAGTCGCGACGATGCTGCGCGAGCACCACCTGGCGGGGGTGTCGATCACCAACGGCAACGTGGTCGACGAGGCGCAGGTGCGCGAGATGACGGCGGCGCTCACCCAGGCGGCCGAGGACGACGGCCGCGCCTATCCGCCGGTGCTGGGGGTCGACCAGGAGGGCGGCTACGTCTCCCACCTGCGCGGGATCGCGACCGAGTTCCCCGCCTTCGCGGCCGCCGGTGCGGCGATCGACGCCGACCCGGCCAACGGTCGCGAGGTGGTTCGACAGGCGGCCTATGCCACGGGTCTCGAGCTGCGGGAGCTCGGCTTCACCTGGGTGTTCGCGCCGGTGGCCGACGTGACCATCGGGGCCGCCGACCCGACCATCGGCACCCGCTCGCCCAGCCAGGACCCAGCGGTGGCGTCGAAGGCGACGGCAGCCGCGGTGCGCGGCTTCGAGGAGTCCGGCGTGGTCTCCACGACCAAGCACTTCCCAGGCCACGGCGCCGCGACGAGCGACAGCCACGACACCCTGCCGGTGCTCGACTCGACCCTCGACGAGATCCGGTCGCACGACCTGCCGCCGTTCGAGGCAGCCGTCGACGCCAACGCGCCGGCGGTGATGCTCAGCCACCTCGACCTGACGGCCATCGCCCCGGGAGTCCCGGCCAGCCTCGCTCCCGAGGTCTACACGATGCTCCGCGACGAGCTCGGGTTCGAGGGCGTCGCCATCACCGACTCACTCGGGATGGGAGCGGTGGCGTCGAGCTACAAGCCGGCAGTGGCGGCGCTCAAGGCAGGCGCCGACCTGCTGCTGATGCCGGTCGACACCGTGGAGACGCACCGCGTCGTCACCAGGGCCATCGACTCGGGCGAGGTCTCGCGCGAGCGCGTGGAGGAGGCGGCCACCCGCGTGGTCGCGCTCGGGCTGTGGCAGCAGCGAGCCATGGCCCGGACCCCGGTGCCGGCCGAGGTGAGCACGTTGGCCCAAGAAGCAGCCGCCGCGCTCACCGCTGCCGGCTCCTAG
- a CDS encoding sulfotransferase family protein, which produces MPFLPFTFSIVGVQKAGTSTLQWMLNQHPQVARPPRKEMGWFDVDEQTWHDADHSSYGIAHARPIHRALGDATPRYLLMPGALERMHDKRPEMRLIGIFRDPIDRLVSQWVMVRARQPDRAPDWPEMIAWRPEDFPTSMPPEFTGPGAGRSSCEPRASSAATTVGRSATG; this is translated from the coding sequence GTGCCCTTCCTGCCGTTCACCTTCTCCATCGTCGGCGTGCAGAAGGCCGGCACGTCGACGCTGCAGTGGATGCTCAACCAGCACCCGCAGGTCGCCCGTCCGCCCCGCAAGGAGATGGGCTGGTTCGACGTCGACGAGCAGACCTGGCACGACGCCGACCACTCGTCGTACGGCATCGCCCATGCCCGGCCGATCCATCGCGCCCTCGGTGATGCGACCCCGCGCTACCTCCTGATGCCGGGTGCCCTGGAGCGCATGCACGACAAGCGCCCCGAGATGCGGCTGATCGGCATCTTCCGCGACCCCATCGATCGGCTGGTGAGCCAGTGGGTGATGGTGCGGGCCCGGCAACCGGACCGTGCTCCCGACTGGCCCGAGATGATCGCGTGGAGGCCCGAGGACTTCCCGACATCGATGCCGCCGGAGTTCACCGGACCGGGGGCCGGGCGAAGTTCATGCGAGCCTCGGGCGTCATCCGCGGCTACTACGGTGGGCAGATCCGCCACGGGTTGA
- a CDS encoding biotin-dependent carboxyltransferase family protein → MSLLVLAAGALTTIQDRGRFGHAHLGVPRAGALDAPAAALANRLVGNDPDAAVLETTLSGATFRTDHAATIAVTGAWCEVRVEGRQVAHTEAVSIRAGATVALGPARSGVRSYLAVGGGIDVRPVLGSRSTDTLAWIGPPRVQDGAVLPVGPHTGTPGPLDVGVWRRADRVLRVVPGPRADWIGADAWNGLDRATWTVDAASNRVGLRLQGRPLERCRHGELDSEGVVLGAVQLPPSGQPLVFLHDHPVTGGYPVIGVVVPDDLPICAQLRPGETVAMRVQSIAGIVAKDSAGSSTE, encoded by the coding sequence ATGAGCCTGCTCGTCCTCGCGGCCGGCGCACTGACCACGATCCAGGACCGTGGTCGCTTCGGCCACGCCCACCTGGGGGTGCCGAGGGCGGGCGCGCTGGATGCGCCGGCGGCCGCCCTTGCCAACCGGCTGGTTGGCAACGATCCGGACGCTGCGGTGCTCGAGACGACCCTGAGCGGGGCCACCTTCCGCACCGACCACGCTGCCACGATCGCGGTGACAGGCGCCTGGTGCGAGGTGCGGGTCGAGGGTCGACAGGTCGCGCACACCGAGGCGGTCTCCATCCGGGCCGGGGCGACGGTGGCGCTCGGGCCGGCACGCTCCGGTGTGCGGTCCTACCTCGCCGTGGGTGGGGGCATCGACGTACGCCCTGTGCTGGGCTCGCGCAGCACCGACACCCTGGCCTGGATCGGCCCGCCGCGGGTGCAGGACGGCGCCGTGCTTCCCGTCGGTCCGCACACAGGGACGCCCGGTCCCCTCGACGTCGGCGTGTGGCGACGAGCCGACCGGGTCCTCCGGGTCGTCCCCGGACCACGTGCCGACTGGATCGGTGCGGACGCCTGGAACGGCCTGGACCGTGCGACCTGGACCGTCGACGCGGCATCCAACCGGGTCGGGCTGCGACTGCAGGGCAGGCCGCTCGAGCGTTGCCGGCACGGCGAGCTGGACAGTGAGGGCGTCGTGCTGGGCGCAGTGCAGCTTCCGCCGTCGGGTCAACCGCTGGTGTTCCTGCACGACCACCCGGTCACGGGCGGCTATCCGGTGATCGGGGTGGTCGTGCCCGACGACCTGCCGATCTGCGCCCAGCTGCGGCCCGGGGAGACCGTGGCGATGCGGGTTCAGTCCATCGCCGGGATCGTCGCCAAGGACAGCGCGGGGTCGTCGACCGAGTAG
- a CDS encoding universal stress protein gives MGTVVVGYVPKPEGEAALETAIAEAKLRGSKLVVVNSHRGGQEFDHDKAGAAEKELVSVRAKLDAAGVQYDVRQLVRGFEPAEDLISLAEANSAELIVIGLRRRSPVGKLILGSNAQRILLDAHCPVLAVKAD, from the coding sequence ATGGGCACCGTCGTCGTCGGATACGTCCCCAAGCCTGAAGGCGAGGCTGCGCTGGAGACAGCGATCGCCGAGGCGAAGCTGCGCGGCTCCAAGCTGGTGGTGGTCAATTCCCACCGCGGTGGGCAGGAGTTCGACCACGACAAGGCGGGTGCCGCCGAGAAGGAGCTGGTGTCGGTGCGCGCCAAGCTCGATGCGGCCGGAGTGCAGTACGACGTCCGCCAGCTCGTCCGCGGCTTCGAGCCGGCCGAGGACCTGATCTCCCTGGCCGAGGCCAACTCAGCCGAGCTGATCGTGATCGGGCTGCGCCGACGGTCTCCGGTGGGCAAGCTGATCCTGGGCTCCAACGCCCAGCGGATCCTGCTCGACGCCCACTGCCCGGTCCTTGCAGTCAAGGCCGACTGA
- a CDS encoding DUF4192 domain-containing protein, giving the protein MTNSPTDPLQMRASCPEDLLAFVPVAIGFTPSESVVMLTVDGTRPFHARIDLPGDECDVREVVEALLRPARVHRLRRVVFVVYADNTLVADETAWSLHATFTEHAIDVLDVLRVHDDHYFAVLPGRPATAYDGVSFDVGSHPFAAQSVFGGRVTHASRQALADTIAHDAAGAEAVSSTLTGSAPLTAEQLRRVVHEHADAPCPPSPELVGALALSLTQGSLRDEAWRWLTRSRAREHLGFWSDIVRRTPLALVPGPAAVLALTAWLAGEGALAWCAVDRAREVDPAHSLAQLVADLLMSATPPETWSQMVAPVEGVA; this is encoded by the coding sequence ATGACCAACTCACCCACCGATCCTCTCCAGATGAGGGCCAGCTGTCCCGAAGACCTGCTCGCCTTCGTGCCGGTCGCCATCGGCTTCACGCCGTCGGAGTCCGTCGTGATGCTGACCGTCGACGGCACCCGTCCCTTCCATGCCCGGATCGACCTGCCCGGCGACGAGTGCGACGTCCGCGAGGTCGTGGAGGCACTGCTGCGACCTGCTCGGGTCCATCGCCTGCGCCGCGTCGTCTTCGTCGTCTATGCCGACAACACCCTGGTCGCCGACGAGACCGCCTGGTCGTTGCACGCGACCTTCACCGAGCACGCGATAGACGTCCTCGACGTCCTGAGGGTTCACGACGACCACTACTTCGCGGTGCTGCCGGGTCGACCCGCCACCGCCTACGACGGCGTTTCCTTCGACGTCGGCAGTCATCCGTTCGCCGCGCAGTCGGTCTTCGGTGGCCGGGTCACCCACGCCTCGCGCCAGGCGCTGGCCGACACCATCGCGCACGACGCGGCGGGCGCCGAGGCGGTGTCGAGCACGTTGACCGGGTCCGCCCCGCTCACCGCGGAGCAGCTGCGCAGAGTGGTGCACGAGCATGCGGACGCACCCTGTCCGCCGTCTCCCGAGCTGGTCGGCGCCCTGGCCCTCTCGCTGACGCAGGGCAGCCTGCGTGACGAGGCATGGCGGTGGCTGACCCGTTCGCGTGCCCGCGAACACCTCGGGTTCTGGTCCGACATCGTCCGTCGCACGCCGCTGGCCCTGGTCCCGGGACCGGCCGCGGTCCTGGCGCTGACGGCATGGCTGGCGGGGGAGGGCGCGCTCGCCTGGTGTGCCGTGGACCGGGCCCGTGAGGTGGATCCGGCGCACTCCCTGGCGCAGCTGGTGGCCGACCTGCTCATGTCTGCGACACCCCCGGAGACGTGGAGCCAGATGGTGGCACCCGTTGAGGGGGTGGCCTGA
- a CDS encoding DUF2231 domain-containing protein, protein MTTHLSLPESLVRRIEAASGLDGIAETVRASAYDALVEPQALDELLGGAWLGHRVHPVAVQVPMGAWLMATLLDVVGSERHAAAVDTLLLTGCLAALPSAVTGVHDLATTSGAQTRVGLVHAAAMDATLGLFAVALVKRRRGDRRGARRLMLAGTAVAGAGAYLGGHLVYRLGVGVHEA, encoded by the coding sequence ATGACCACACACCTGAGCCTGCCCGAGTCGCTGGTCCGCCGGATCGAGGCAGCCTCGGGGCTCGACGGCATCGCCGAGACGGTCAGGGCGTCGGCATACGACGCGCTCGTCGAGCCGCAGGCCCTCGACGAGCTCCTGGGTGGCGCCTGGCTGGGACACCGGGTGCACCCCGTCGCGGTCCAGGTGCCGATGGGCGCGTGGCTGATGGCGACCCTGCTCGACGTCGTCGGGAGCGAGCGTCACGCGGCGGCCGTCGACACGTTGCTCCTGACCGGCTGCCTGGCCGCCCTGCCGTCAGCCGTGACCGGCGTCCACGACCTGGCGACCACCTCCGGTGCCCAGACGCGCGTCGGCCTCGTGCACGCGGCGGCGATGGACGCGACCCTGGGGCTCTTCGCCGTCGCGCTCGTCAAGCGTCGCCGCGGGGACCGGCGTGGTGCCCGCCGGCTGATGCTGGCCGGCACCGCCGTGGCTGGTGCCGGCGCCTATCTCGGTGGACACCTCGTCTATCGGCTGGGTGTCGGCGTCCACGAAGCCTGA
- a CDS encoding sigma-70 family RNA polymerase sigma factor: protein MSTTQITKNPPATRRAAVHGTAREIEGRDSVGLYLDEIARTPLLDAETEVELSKTIEAGLLAEKLLEEGRVGRRNGGAPMSANREELEWLAEEGRRAVDRFISANLRLVVSIARKYGRSQMPMLDLIQEGNTGLIRAVEKFDYAKGYKFSTYATWWVRQAITRGIAQQARVVRLPVHVVEELNQVAGARRTLERQLGREPEPEEIATELDMDFDRVLDLLAWGRDHVSLDTPVDEDGSTSLGDLMAQETTPGPDLEFLDVEARQRLDALVAHLDERAADIIRARYGLTDGRQHKLADIGAKHGISAERVRQLEREALQKLRRLGDPDLATGSTAA, encoded by the coding sequence ATGAGCACCACCCAGATCACCAAGAACCCACCGGCCACCCGCCGGGCGGCCGTGCACGGGACCGCGCGCGAGATCGAGGGACGCGACAGCGTCGGCCTCTACCTCGACGAGATCGCGCGCACGCCCCTGCTCGACGCTGAGACCGAGGTCGAGCTCTCGAAGACGATCGAGGCGGGCCTGCTGGCCGAGAAGCTGCTCGAGGAGGGCCGCGTCGGACGCCGCAACGGTGGCGCTCCCATGTCCGCCAACCGCGAAGAGCTCGAGTGGCTGGCCGAGGAGGGCCGCCGGGCGGTCGATCGCTTCATCTCCGCCAACCTGCGCCTCGTCGTCTCGATCGCCCGCAAGTACGGCCGCTCCCAGATGCCGATGCTCGACCTGATCCAGGAGGGCAACACCGGCCTGATCCGGGCGGTCGAGAAGTTCGACTACGCCAAGGGCTACAAGTTCTCCACCTACGCCACCTGGTGGGTCCGTCAGGCCATCACCCGCGGCATCGCCCAGCAGGCCCGCGTCGTGCGGCTGCCGGTGCACGTGGTCGAGGAGCTCAACCAGGTCGCCGGAGCTCGCCGCACGCTCGAGCGCCAGCTCGGCCGCGAGCCGGAGCCCGAGGAGATCGCCACCGAGCTCGACATGGACTTCGACCGGGTGCTCGACCTGCTCGCCTGGGGTCGCGACCACGTCTCCCTGGACACCCCCGTGGACGAGGACGGCAGCACTTCCCTCGGCGACCTGATGGCGCAGGAGACCACTCCCGGTCCCGACCTGGAGTTCCTCGACGTGGAGGCACGCCAGCGGCTCGACGCCCTGGTCGCGCACCTCGACGAGCGTGCCGCCGACATCATCCGTGCCCGCTACGGCCTCACCGACGGACGCCAGCACAAGCTGGCCGACATCGGCGCCAAGCACGGCATCTCCGCCGAGCGGGTCCGCCAGCTCGAGCGCGAAGCACTGCAGAAGCTGCGGCGGCTCGGCGACCCCGACCTCGCCACCGGAAGCACCGCTGCCTAG
- a CDS encoding HhH-GPD-type base excision DNA repair protein has product MGFQITGDPAADKVLDDSSFALLAAMMLDQQYPMEHAFRGPAKILDRLGTFEPAAIAGADPEEFAALAATTPAIHRFPGSMAARLQELARIVVDDYAGDASRLWTDADDGADLLRRVMALPGFGKQKAQIFVALLAKQCDVRPPGWEQAVGDYALDGYRSVADVVDHESLERVRAFKKANKAKKSPAKAVAE; this is encoded by the coding sequence ATGGGCTTTCAGATCACGGGTGATCCCGCCGCCGACAAGGTGCTCGACGACTCGTCGTTCGCGCTGCTCGCCGCGATGATGCTCGACCAGCAGTATCCGATGGAGCACGCCTTCCGCGGACCGGCCAAGATCCTCGACCGGCTGGGGACCTTCGAACCGGCGGCGATCGCTGGCGCCGATCCCGAGGAGTTCGCTGCCCTGGCGGCGACCACGCCGGCCATCCACCGTTTTCCCGGGTCGATGGCAGCCAGGCTTCAGGAGCTGGCCCGGATCGTGGTCGACGACTACGCCGGCGACGCCTCGCGGTTGTGGACGGACGCGGACGACGGCGCCGACCTGCTGCGGCGGGTGATGGCGCTGCCGGGCTTCGGCAAGCAGAAGGCCCAGATCTTCGTCGCGCTGCTGGCCAAGCAGTGCGACGTACGCCCGCCCGGCTGGGAGCAGGCCGTGGGGGACTACGCGCTCGACGGATACCGTTCGGTCGCCGACGTGGTGGACCACGAATCCCTCGAGAGGGTGCGCGCTTTCAAGAAGGCCAACAAGGCCAAGAAGTCGCCAGCCAAGGCCGTTGCCGAGTGA
- a CDS encoding glutamate-cysteine ligase family protein translates to MRGGGLTTFEETLRRSLNAAETAAAEVGAHQVMIGILPTLDHGHMGAQSISSNPRYTLLSEQILAARGEDITISISGRERLSTTADTIVPEAACTSTQFHVQTSPDDFADYWNASQAIAGVQLALAANSPYLLGKELWRETRIPLFEQATDTRSDELKVQGVRPRVWFGERWITSVFDLFEENVRYFPALLPITDDEDPLEVLESGGTPTLPELRLHNGTIYRWNRPVYDIAHGVPHLRVENRLLAAGPTVADTIANAAFYFGLVRFLVESERPLWSQMSFQAAEENFHVAAQLGIDAQVYWPGIGQVRATELVLRRLLPMAAEGLDSWGVEADVRDRLLGIIEQRCLLGTNGAEWFVGRMQQRSSEDRFDALRATVLEYSERMHTNEPAHTWDR, encoded by the coding sequence TTGCGCGGGGGCGGCCTGACCACGTTCGAGGAGACGCTGCGACGGTCCCTGAACGCAGCCGAGACCGCGGCGGCCGAGGTCGGCGCCCACCAGGTGATGATCGGCATCCTGCCCACGCTCGACCACGGGCACATGGGGGCGCAGAGCATCAGCTCCAACCCGCGCTACACGCTGCTCAGCGAGCAGATCCTCGCCGCGCGCGGAGAAGACATCACGATCAGCATCAGCGGGCGGGAACGCCTCTCGACCACCGCCGACACGATCGTGCCCGAGGCGGCCTGCACGAGCACCCAGTTCCACGTGCAGACCTCGCCCGACGACTTCGCCGACTACTGGAACGCTTCCCAGGCGATCGCCGGCGTGCAGCTGGCGCTGGCCGCCAACTCGCCATACCTGCTCGGCAAGGAGCTGTGGCGCGAGACCCGCATCCCGCTGTTCGAGCAGGCCACCGACACCCGCAGCGACGAGCTCAAGGTCCAGGGCGTCCGGCCGCGTGTGTGGTTCGGAGAGCGTTGGATCACCTCGGTCTTCGACCTGTTCGAGGAGAACGTCCGCTACTTCCCGGCGCTCCTGCCGATCACCGACGACGAGGACCCGCTCGAGGTCCTCGAGTCGGGGGGCACGCCGACGCTGCCCGAGCTGCGGCTCCACAACGGCACGATCTATCGGTGGAACCGGCCGGTCTACGACATCGCCCACGGCGTCCCCCACCTGCGGGTGGAGAACCGCCTGCTGGCGGCAGGCCCAACCGTGGCCGACACGATCGCCAACGCCGCCTTCTACTTCGGCCTGGTCCGGTTCCTGGTGGAGAGCGAGAGGCCGCTGTGGTCTCAGATGTCCTTCCAGGCTGCGGAGGAGAACTTCCACGTCGCCGCGCAGCTGGGCATCGACGCCCAGGTCTACTGGCCCGGGATCGGCCAGGTGCGGGCCACCGAGCTGGTGCTGCGCCGGCTGCTGCCGATGGCGGCGGAGGGGCTCGACTCCTGGGGGGTCGAGGCGGACGTCCGCGACCGCCTCCTGGGCATCATCGAGCAGCGTTGCCTGCTGGGGACCAACGGTGCCGAGTGGTTCGTCGGCCGCATGCAGCAACGGTCCAGCGAGGACCGGTTCGACGCCCTGCGCGCGACGGTGCTCGAATACAGCGAGCGGATGCACACCAACGAGCCGGCGCACACCTGGGATCGCTAG
- the coaE gene encoding dephospho-CoA kinase: MALRVGLTGGVASGKSTVSSMLVGLGALLIDADVLAREVVARGTPGLDAVVAEFGPSLLTPDGDLDRPAMGALVFGDSEQRMRLEAIVHPLVHERMAALEAGAGVDDVVVHDIPLLAESGRSDTFDAVVVVDCPVDLQISRMMSERGWSRPEAESRIAAQASREDRLAIATHVIDNTGTLEELRDRVVAVFGELRELAVTKAREAI; this comes from the coding sequence ATGGCGTTGCGAGTGGGACTCACCGGGGGAGTGGCCTCGGGCAAGAGCACGGTCTCCTCGATGCTCGTCGGATTGGGTGCCCTGCTCATCGACGCCGACGTGCTGGCCCGTGAGGTCGTTGCTCGGGGGACACCCGGACTGGACGCGGTGGTGGCCGAGTTCGGGCCGTCCCTGCTCACACCCGACGGCGACCTGGACCGACCTGCGATGGGGGCGCTGGTCTTCGGCGACTCCGAGCAGCGCATGCGGCTGGAGGCGATCGTGCATCCGCTGGTCCATGAACGGATGGCGGCCCTCGAGGCCGGCGCCGGGGTGGACGACGTGGTCGTCCACGACATCCCACTGCTGGCCGAGAGTGGGCGCAGCGACACCTTCGACGCCGTCGTCGTGGTCGACTGCCCTGTCGACCTCCAGATCTCCCGGATGATGTCCGAGCGCGGCTGGAGCCGGCCCGAGGCCGAGTCGCGGATCGCCGCGCAGGCATCACGGGAGGACCGGCTCGCGATCGCGACGCACGTGATCGACAACACCGGCACCCTCGAGGAGCTGCGCGACCGGGTCGTCGCAGTCTTCGGCGAGCTCCGCGAGCTGGCCGTGACCAAGGCTCGCGAGGCCATCTGA
- a CDS encoding 5-oxoprolinase subunit PxpA — protein sequence MYPKTVDLNADLGEEVTDDPGLLAVVTSANVACGYHAGNREVMRAVCAEAVVRGVAVGAQVSYADRANFGRVALDVAPAELVAQVADQVGVLGEIARQEGTRVSYVKPHGALYHRAAVDEATARAVLTGSDSLPVLGMPGSLLLSLAADAGRSTRHEGFPDRAYAADGGLVPRSAPGALILDGRVIAARAVELAGEVDSVCVHGDSAAAVDHAVAVRAALVSSGFTVSSCW from the coding sequence GTGTACCCCAAAACCGTCGACCTCAACGCCGACCTGGGGGAAGAGGTCACCGACGACCCGGGTCTGCTGGCCGTGGTGACGAGCGCCAACGTGGCGTGCGGCTACCACGCGGGCAACCGCGAGGTCATGCGTGCGGTGTGCGCCGAGGCGGTCGTGCGGGGGGTCGCCGTGGGGGCGCAGGTCTCGTACGCCGATCGCGCGAACTTCGGCCGTGTGGCGCTCGACGTCGCGCCGGCGGAGCTGGTCGCGCAGGTGGCCGACCAGGTGGGCGTCCTGGGCGAGATCGCCCGGCAGGAGGGCACCCGGGTGTCCTACGTCAAGCCACACGGGGCGCTCTATCACCGGGCTGCCGTCGACGAGGCGACGGCGCGGGCGGTTCTCACCGGGTCGGACTCGCTGCCCGTCCTGGGGATGCCGGGCTCCCTGCTCCTGAGCCTCGCAGCCGACGCCGGTCGGAGCACCCGGCACGAGGGCTTCCCCGACCGTGCCTACGCCGCTGACGGCGGGCTCGTCCCGCGCTCGGCGCCGGGCGCCCTGATCCTCGACGGCCGGGTCATCGCCGCCCGGGCCGTGGAGCTCGCTGGCGAGGTCGACTCGGTCTGCGTCCACGGTGACTCGGCTGCTGCCGTCGACCATGCCGTCGCCGTACGAGCCGCTCTGGTCTCGTCGGGCTTCACCGTCTCCTCGTGCTGGTGA
- a CDS encoding DNA polymerase IV codes for MRSTASVLHLDLDAFFAAVEQRDKPSLRGKPVIVGGVGGRGVVATASYEARAFGVRSAMSTREARARCPHAAFLTGRFHAYRESSSKVMAVLRAASPLVEPLSLDEAFLDLAEAGLPDLEVPTVVAYGEEIRARVAEVSGGLTATVGIGTSKFIAKVASELDKPDGLTVVPPGTERDLLLPMKVTVIPGVGPATNERLRRAGIHTVADLDRVTEDELVRLLGRAQGHDLHRLARAEDDRPVVADRETKSVSAEGTYATDLTDRRLMEGLLTRQAVQVGERLRKHGLSGRTVTIKVRLHDFTTMSRSSTLSSPTDSSSAIARLAKSLLADLDTSGGVRLLGVGVSGLADWVQEDLFGDAEDDQVDDVLPDLSQLGASGLGGSTYWPGMDVVHDEMGPGWVWGSGRGVVTVRFETAHTPPGPVRSYSVDDPALSLATIPAMD; via the coding sequence GTGAGGAGCACCGCCTCGGTCCTCCACCTCGACCTCGATGCGTTCTTCGCTGCCGTCGAGCAGCGTGACAAGCCGTCCCTGCGGGGCAAGCCGGTGATCGTCGGGGGCGTCGGCGGGAGGGGCGTGGTGGCCACGGCGTCCTACGAGGCACGGGCATTCGGCGTGCGCTCGGCGATGTCGACCAGGGAGGCGCGGGCGCGGTGCCCCCACGCTGCCTTCCTCACCGGCCGCTTCCACGCCTATCGCGAGAGCAGCAGCAAGGTGATGGCCGTCCTGCGTGCCGCATCCCCCCTCGTCGAGCCCCTCTCCCTCGACGAGGCGTTCCTCGACCTCGCGGAGGCCGGTCTCCCCGACCTGGAGGTGCCGACCGTCGTCGCGTACGGCGAGGAGATCCGTGCCCGCGTCGCGGAGGTCAGCGGAGGCCTGACCGCCACGGTGGGGATCGGGACGTCCAAGTTCATCGCCAAGGTCGCCAGCGAGCTCGACAAGCCCGACGGGCTCACGGTCGTGCCCCCCGGCACCGAGCGCGACCTGCTGCTGCCGATGAAGGTCACGGTCATCCCGGGCGTCGGTCCTGCGACCAACGAGCGGCTGCGCCGAGCGGGGATCCACACGGTCGCCGACCTCGACCGGGTCACCGAGGACGAGCTGGTCAGGCTCCTCGGCAGGGCCCAGGGGCACGACCTGCACCGGCTGGCCAGGGCCGAGGACGACCGGCCCGTCGTGGCCGACCGGGAGACCAAGTCGGTCAGCGCCGAGGGCACCTACGCGACCGACCTGACCGATCGGCGGCTGATGGAGGGCCTGCTCACCCGCCAGGCGGTGCAGGTTGGCGAGCGGCTGCGCAAGCACGGGCTGTCGGGGCGGACGGTCACGATCAAGGTTCGCCTGCACGACTTCACCACCATGAGCCGGTCGTCGACCCTGTCCAGCCCCACCGACAGCAGCAGCGCCATCGCGCGGCTCGCGAAGTCGCTCCTGGCCGACCTCGACACCTCGGGCGGCGTGCGACTGCTGGGGGTGGGGGTCTCCGGACTCGCGGACTGGGTCCAGGAAGACCTGTTCGGCGACGCCGAGGACGACCAGGTCGACGACGTGCTGCCCGACCTCTCCCAGCTGGGCGCCTCGGGGCTCGGCGGGTCCACCTATTGGCCCGGGATGGACGTGGTCCACGACGAGATGGGCCCGGGCTGGGTGTGGGGGTCCGGTCGCGGCGTGGTCACGGTTCGCTTCGAGACGGCGCACACGCCGCCCGGTCCGGTGCGTTCCTACTCGGTCGACGACCCCGCGCTGTCCTTGGCGACGATCCCGGCGATGGACTGA